A portion of the Sphingobacterium spiritivorum genome contains these proteins:
- the thiS gene encoding sulfur carrier protein ThiS, protein MNFTLNGQTKPLLSPLTLKQLLDQEIPDKQTGIAVAINDQVIPKDQWTGHTILSNDNILIFTAAQGG, encoded by the coding sequence ATGAACTTTACCCTCAACGGTCAGACCAAACCCCTTCTTTCTCCACTCACATTAAAGCAATTGCTGGATCAGGAAATTCCGGATAAACAGACTGGTATTGCTGTAGCTATCAATGATCAGGTCATCCCAAAAGATCAATGGACTGGTCACACCATTCTATCTAATGACAATATTCTCATCTTCACTGCCGCTCAGGGAGGTTAA
- the mazG gene encoding nucleoside triphosphate pyrophosphohydrolase, with protein MAHIPPVPQYSPATAFQRLLDVLYTLRLECPWDKKQTMESLRHLTIEEMYELTDAILDEDYPEIKKELGDVMMHLVFYARIAEEQNRFTLVDVINAVCDKLINRHPHIYGEIEVENDEQVKSNWEAIKLKEGNASVLSGVPKGLPALVKAYRIQDKVRGVGFDWEDKKQVWEKVEEELAEFKAEFNIDNGVAIDAEKAEGEFGDLLFSLINYARHAGINPENALERTNKKFIKRFTYLEEKAAENNQKLQDMSLAEMDVYWNEAKKIK; from the coding sequence ATGGCACATATTCCTCCCGTTCCGCAATACAGTCCTGCTACGGCCTTTCAACGTTTACTCGATGTCCTGTACACATTAAGGTTGGAATGCCCCTGGGATAAGAAACAGACAATGGAGTCTCTGAGACACCTCACTATCGAAGAAATGTACGAACTTACGGATGCTATTCTGGATGAAGATTATCCCGAAATCAAAAAAGAACTGGGAGATGTCATGATGCACCTCGTATTCTACGCCCGTATAGCAGAAGAGCAAAACAGATTTACCCTGGTGGATGTAATCAATGCAGTCTGCGACAAACTGATTAACCGTCATCCGCATATCTATGGGGAAATAGAGGTAGAAAATGATGAACAGGTAAAATCTAACTGGGAAGCCATCAAGTTAAAAGAAGGAAATGCATCCGTACTCTCAGGTGTCCCCAAAGGATTGCCTGCATTGGTAAAAGCCTACCGTATACAGGATAAAGTAAGAGGTGTAGGCTTTGACTGGGAGGATAAAAAACAAGTCTGGGAAAAAGTTGAGGAAGAACTGGCCGAATTTAAAGCGGAATTTAACATCGATAACGGAGTAGCAATTGATGCTGAAAAAGCGGAGGGCGAATTCGGAGATTTGCTGTTTTCACTGATCAACTATGCGCGCCATGCAGGTATCAATCCGGAAAATGCCTTGGAACGAACAAACAAAAAATTCATAAAGCGCTTTACATACCTGGAAGAAAAAGCAGCTGAAAACAACCAGAAACTGCAGGATATGTCCTTAGCAGAAATGGATGTCTACTGGAACGAAGCTAAAAAAATCAAATAG